The Fructilactobacillus ixorae genome has a window encoding:
- a CDS encoding DUF3397 family protein, giving the protein MNLVQVPQQIGSLFQAQLVPVLGLIGALLIISLVRRLLKRQVLPRLRLLDLWPLFAMVVMPTLTIDEHGNTWLPALLCGWCVIGMVVLLGQLFKDGEVLFKHFFIIWWRIGDLYWLLGYVIALFYEIGIRL; this is encoded by the coding sequence ATGAACTTGGTGCAAGTTCCCCAGCAAATTGGTAGCTTGTTTCAGGCGCAACTCGTCCCGGTTCTGGGCTTGATTGGCGCGCTTTTAATCATCAGTCTCGTACGCCGGTTGTTGAAACGGCAGGTACTACCGCGGCTGCGACTGCTGGATCTGTGGCCACTGTTTGCCATGGTTGTAATGCCGACTTTGACCATTGATGAGCATGGCAATACCTGGCTTCCAGCCCTACTTTGTGGCTGGTGTGTAATTGGAATGGTTGTTCTATTGGGGCAATTATTCAAAGATGGTGAAGTTTTGTTCAAACATTTTTTTATAATTTGGTGGCGGATTGGAGATTTATATTGGCTCCTTGGTTACGTGATTGCCCTCTTTTATGAAATTGGAATTCGGCTCTAA
- a CDS encoding MBL fold metallo-hydrolase produces MKLTVLGYYGGYPFDHTATSGYLLQAGEFNLLLDCGSGVLLALEDVLDPLKLDAVLLSHYHADHVADVGVLQYDWQLHSERYHTDLLPIYGHSLDQTAFAALDWPGATEKHAFQPDQKNELGPFELTFLRTEHPVPAFAVRIKERDTGKVLVYTADSKDFPALGDFARGADLLIADTNFFADHTGTMWHMTTTQVGKLALNAQVHDLLISHLPQSTDRDRLQRETMAASHNQIPVHLPETGLVINI; encoded by the coding sequence ATGAAATTAACGGTTTTAGGTTATTATGGTGGCTATCCATTTGACCACACGGCAACGAGTGGGTACTTGTTACAAGCCGGGGAGTTTAACCTGTTGTTGGATTGTGGAAGTGGGGTCTTGCTAGCGTTAGAGGACGTCTTAGATCCGCTGAAACTTGATGCGGTGCTATTATCCCATTACCACGCCGATCACGTTGCTGACGTAGGAGTTTTACAATATGACTGGCAGCTTCACTCTGAACGGTATCATACTGATCTGCTCCCAATTTACGGTCATTCGTTAGACCAGACGGCGTTTGCAGCCCTTGATTGGCCCGGTGCCACCGAAAAGCATGCCTTTCAGCCGGATCAAAAGAATGAACTTGGGCCATTTGAACTTACATTTTTACGGACCGAACATCCAGTGCCGGCCTTTGCGGTTCGAATCAAAGAACGTGACACAGGAAAAGTTTTGGTTTATACTGCTGACTCAAAGGATTTTCCAGCCCTCGGGGACTTTGCTCGTGGTGCCGATTTATTAATCGCTGACACCAATTTTTTTGCCGATCACACGGGTACCATGTGGCATATGACTACCACCCAAGTTGGGAAATTAGCCCTAAATGCGCAGGTTCATGACCTGTTGATTAGTCATTTACCCCAATCAACAGATCGGGACCGTTTGCAACGGGAGACCATGGCGGCCAGTCACAATCAAATTCCGGTACACCTACCAGAAACTGGTTTAGTCATTAATATTTAA
- the mraZ gene encoding division/cell wall cluster transcriptional repressor MraZ: MLLGEYRHNIDTKGRLIIPAKFREQLGPQFMVTRGLDGCLFGYPPAEWEQVQAEIDHLPFNKRDARTFARLFFSAATECELDKQGRINLPEPLIKYAKLQKQCVLTGVSKRFEIWDAERWDRYNDQAQDDFNEIAENLLDF, translated from the coding sequence GTGCTACTTGGTGAATATCGTCACAATATTGACACGAAAGGACGCCTCATTATTCCCGCTAAGTTTCGTGAACAGCTTGGTCCGCAGTTTATGGTCACCCGCGGACTAGACGGCTGTCTCTTTGGCTACCCACCGGCAGAATGGGAGCAGGTGCAGGCAGAAATTGACCATCTGCCGTTTAATAAGCGGGATGCCCGGACCTTTGCGCGACTCTTTTTCTCCGCAGCGACGGAGTGTGAGCTGGACAAGCAGGGTCGGATTAACCTCCCGGAACCCCTGATCAAGTATGCCAAGTTGCAAAAACAGTGTGTGTTAACCGGAGTTTCAAAGCGTTTTGAAATTTGGGATGCGGAGCGATGGGATCGCTATAACGACCAAGCTCAGGATGACTTTAACGAAATTGCTGAGAATTTATTGGATTTTTAA
- a CDS encoding DUF4044 domain-containing protein, whose amino-acid sequence MTKWRDKTTFQKILYVFVWIMIIVTLAGVVLGSALTLFGS is encoded by the coding sequence TTGACAAAGTGGAGAGATAAAACAACCTTTCAAAAAATTCTGTACGTGTTCGTTTGGATCATGATTATTGTCACCCTAGCCGGGGTGGTTTTAGGATCAGCACTTACCCTATTCGGAAGTTAA
- a CDS encoding DNA translocase FtsK, with amino-acid sequence MAAKQTTRKRTTRKKTTRRKPTKRTPSSWHRLATVVAKDRKNWLGLLIFALAGLGIFKLGLVGALVANLTRLAVGNLYPVFLIGIALVGIWWLLAIPRLKISGRSWLSLLCLSAGSLLGASLLLFNGLGIHVQLVQITWETVLSDLMRGQVHANAGGGLIGTVLLAGCVKLFSWLGATIIAGLLILTGVLLLFRVNVVQVGQVVAKWVHAWLKASQSAWHRHQRARQTARTSAKSQPSTPEPPVTPQPTTSADEPHLADQNVAVPPMAPRIQVASEVQPQPAVRDKPAPPVATANVDAPTTEYQLPTVDLLDQVPPVSQKQESQTATHNTEILHSTLQSFGIDAQVKDVRIGPSVTEYELEPAIGVKVSKIVNLSDDLALALAAKDIRIEAPIPGKSLIGIEVPNQKVATVSFREVFEQQTAADQQRILSVPLGKDVNGQVISCDLTRMPHLLIAGSTGSGKSVAINGMLTSLLLKANPDQVKLMLIDPKRVELGVYNGIPHLLAPVVSDPKKAARALNKVVNLMEQRYELFANNGQRKIDGYNEMIRKKRQTEATTETELPYIVVVVDELADLMMTVSNEVESAIIRLAQMGRAAGVHMVLATQRPSVDVITGLIKANVPSRIAFAVSSGTDSRTILDANGAEKLLGRGDMLYQPIGQTKPNRVQGSYISDTDVEAVIAAAKNEGAPEYDENLVVTDAELEAESEAEEQDPLFDEALAYVVHERKASTSMLQRRFRIGYNRAARIIDDFEQRGYVSPQRGSTPRTVYKQPPTDESSAN; translated from the coding sequence GTGGCGGCTAAACAAACAACGCGCAAACGAACAACACGCAAGAAAACAACCCGACGTAAACCAACCAAACGGACTCCCAGTAGCTGGCACCGGTTAGCAACGGTGGTTGCAAAGGACCGGAAAAACTGGCTTGGATTACTAATTTTTGCTTTAGCCGGGTTAGGGATCTTCAAGCTGGGGCTCGTGGGGGCATTGGTAGCTAATTTAACCCGGTTGGCGGTCGGCAATCTCTATCCCGTGTTCTTAATTGGGATAGCACTGGTGGGAATCTGGTGGTTGTTGGCAATTCCCCGCTTGAAGATTAGTGGGCGAAGTTGGCTGAGTTTGCTTTGTCTTAGTGCCGGGAGTTTGTTAGGAGCGTCCCTGTTACTGTTCAACGGGTTAGGGATTCACGTCCAACTTGTCCAAATTACGTGGGAAACCGTGCTTTCCGACCTAATGCGGGGTCAAGTGCATGCTAATGCAGGGGGTGGTTTAATTGGGACCGTCCTGCTAGCTGGCTGTGTTAAATTATTTTCCTGGCTCGGGGCAACGATCATTGCGGGCCTATTGATACTAACCGGGGTTCTCTTACTGTTCCGGGTTAATGTAGTTCAGGTGGGGCAGGTGGTGGCAAAGTGGGTCCATGCCTGGCTAAAGGCCAGTCAATCCGCTTGGCACAGACACCAGCGCGCCCGGCAAACTGCCCGGACGTCTGCCAAATCACAGCCGTCTACGCCGGAACCACCGGTAACGCCCCAGCCGACCACGTCCGCTGACGAACCACATCTTGCGGACCAGAATGTAGCTGTTCCTCCGATGGCTCCTCGCATTCAAGTTGCTAGTGAAGTGCAACCCCAACCAGCAGTCCGTGACAAACCAGCTCCGCCCGTTGCTACTGCGAATGTGGATGCGCCGACTACCGAGTATCAATTGCCCACGGTAGATCTTTTAGACCAGGTTCCACCGGTTAGTCAAAAGCAGGAATCACAAACCGCTACTCATAATACTGAAATACTCCACTCGACCTTGCAGAGCTTTGGGATTGATGCCCAGGTGAAAGACGTCCGGATTGGGCCATCGGTGACGGAATACGAATTGGAACCGGCGATTGGGGTGAAGGTCAGTAAGATTGTTAACTTAAGTGATGATCTGGCGCTGGCTTTGGCCGCCAAGGACATCCGGATTGAGGCGCCCATTCCTGGGAAGTCTTTGATTGGAATTGAAGTTCCCAACCAAAAAGTCGCCACCGTCTCCTTTCGGGAGGTCTTTGAACAGCAAACGGCGGCTGACCAGCAGCGGATTTTAAGCGTGCCCCTTGGCAAGGATGTCAACGGTCAGGTGATTTCTTGTGATCTGACGCGGATGCCGCACCTCTTAATTGCGGGATCGACGGGGAGCGGTAAGTCAGTTGCCATTAACGGAATGCTGACCAGTTTGTTATTAAAAGCCAATCCCGATCAGGTCAAACTGATGCTCATCGATCCCAAACGGGTAGAACTCGGGGTTTACAACGGGATTCCCCACCTGCTGGCGCCGGTCGTTTCCGATCCGAAGAAGGCAGCGCGGGCGCTGAATAAAGTTGTCAACTTAATGGAACAACGGTACGAACTGTTTGCGAATAACGGTCAGCGTAAGATTGACGGTTATAACGAGATGATTCGGAAAAAGCGTCAAACAGAAGCGACAACCGAAACGGAATTACCGTACATCGTCGTGGTCGTTGACGAACTGGCTGATTTGATGATGACCGTTTCCAATGAGGTGGAAAGTGCCATCATCCGGCTAGCTCAGATGGGTCGGGCGGCCGGGGTGCACATGGTGCTCGCGACCCAGCGACCTTCCGTTGATGTGATTACGGGGTTAATTAAGGCGAACGTGCCCTCCCGGATTGCATTTGCAGTTTCCAGTGGAACCGACTCGCGAACGATTTTAGATGCCAACGGGGCGGAAAAACTCCTGGGACGTGGTGACATGCTGTACCAGCCAATTGGACAAACCAAACCCAACCGGGTCCAGGGCTCATACATTTCGGATACCGATGTAGAGGCGGTGATTGCTGCGGCTAAAAACGAGGGTGCTCCCGAGTATGATGAGAACCTCGTGGTCACGGATGCAGAACTTGAGGCCGAATCGGAGGCCGAAGAGCAGGATCCATTGTTTGATGAAGCGCTAGCCTATGTGGTGCATGAGCGCAAAGCTAGCACCTCAATGTTGCAACGGCGCTTTCGGATTGGCTACAATCGGGCGGCTCGGATCATTGATGATTTTGAACAGCGAGGCTACGTGAGCCCCCAACGCGGAAGTACGCCGCGCACGGTTTATAAACAGCCCCCTACTGATGAATCGTCTGCAAACTAA
- a CDS encoding DsbA family protein has protein sequence MIEMYLFVAPTCPSCLTAERAVTKVADGLTQKVRVKFIPYLQLGVINNSEQQIDYQIMLDYKAALFQGCKKGRMFLQHLQTQIMKQNQAYSATLVTAAAQATHLDLEMFQEDRHSDLPLSAFKSDQALIREMNVPSHDNLVIFNCSSCANGLLVKDLDYAHLHKLCDKMEQQMQPATDNPNLRVL, from the coding sequence ATGATTGAAATGTACTTATTTGTTGCGCCGACCTGTCCGAGCTGTCTCACAGCGGAACGGGCAGTTACCAAAGTAGCTGACGGCTTAACACAGAAAGTCCGCGTCAAGTTCATTCCCTATCTACAACTTGGTGTCATTAACAATTCCGAGCAACAAATTGATTACCAAATAATGTTAGATTACAAAGCAGCGCTCTTTCAAGGGTGTAAAAAGGGACGGATGTTCCTCCAACACTTACAAACCCAAATCATGAAGCAAAATCAGGCTTATTCTGCAACGTTGGTTACTGCCGCTGCACAAGCCACTCACTTGGATTTAGAAATGTTCCAGGAAGACCGCCACTCTGATTTACCGCTATCGGCGTTCAAATCAGACCAAGCCCTCATCCGTGAAATGAACGTCCCCAGCCACGATAATTTGGTTATTTTTAACTGCTCTAGCTGTGCCAACGGTTTACTTGTTAAGGATTTAGATTATGCTCATTTACATAAACTCTGTGACAAGATGGAACAGCAAATGCAACCGGCAACAGATAATCCCAACCTACGGGTGCTTTAA
- a CDS encoding NAD kinase, with protein sequence MRIAIFGNDNPTSTEVATSLSNLINNSQQLQLDELNPEVVISVGGDGTLLSAFHHYKDLVEKIRFVGVHTGHLGFYTDWRDNEVEQLVSSLERDNGQSVSYPLLDIKVEYSDQGEPDYMLALNESTVKKLFGTMVGKIYIKDQLFENFRGDGLCISTPTGSTAYNKSVGGAIISPKFNAVQVAEMASINNRVFRTIGSPIIIPPSEELTIVPNVSLHNVLTCDQLLVKDRPIKAITYRISERRIYFAKYRHTHFWKRVGNSFIGEDLND encoded by the coding sequence ATGCGCATTGCAATTTTTGGTAATGACAATCCGACGTCTACAGAGGTAGCAACGTCATTATCTAACCTAATTAATAACTCCCAACAATTGCAACTGGATGAGTTAAATCCCGAGGTTGTAATTTCGGTTGGCGGGGATGGAACCCTCCTATCGGCGTTTCACCATTATAAAGACTTGGTAGAAAAAATTCGCTTTGTGGGGGTGCACACGGGGCACCTAGGGTTTTATACGGACTGGCGGGATAACGAGGTAGAGCAGTTGGTTTCCAGTTTGGAACGGGATAACGGGCAGAGTGTTAGTTATCCGCTCCTAGACATTAAGGTGGAGTATTCAGACCAGGGTGAACCAGATTACATGCTGGCCCTAAATGAATCCACGGTGAAAAAACTGTTTGGAACGATGGTCGGAAAGATTTACATCAAGGACCAGTTATTTGAAAACTTCCGGGGCGATGGGCTCTGTATTTCTACCCCCACCGGTTCGACCGCTTATAATAAATCAGTGGGTGGGGCGATCATCTCGCCGAAGTTTAATGCGGTGCAAGTGGCCGAAATGGCCTCGATTAACAACCGGGTCTTTCGAACGATTGGTTCTCCAATCATTATTCCGCCTTCAGAAGAACTCACCATTGTGCCGAATGTTTCTCTGCACAACGTGTTAACCTGTGATCAATTATTAGTTAAAGACCGACCCATTAAGGCGATCACCTACCGTATTTCTGAGCGGCGGATTTACTTTGCTAAGTACCGGCACACGCACTTCTGGAAGCGGGTTGGGAATTCCTTTATCGGGGAAGATCTGAATGACTGA
- a CDS encoding RluA family pseudouridine synthase — translation MTEFHWVNHQSTPLKLHTFLKHRGVTRSQLKRIKFHGGTILVNQHPRYPHTMLQPGDQITLCLPPEPQNPHLQVSHHPVQILFEDDNYLIVNKPANVATVPSHLYPNDTLVNRVLGYYCRQETENRVIHVVNRLDRGTSGPVIFAKHSFAHSLVDRQLQQHRVRKEYVAVVTGRIVNEHASIVLPIGQKPGSFLARMVLATGRYSRTEFWRVARTGQHTLVKIRLHTGRTHQIRVHFAALGLPLVGDWLYNPTNHELDHQALHCYRMAFWDQLGQQMIAVTTPWPAELRQLMQPKKSFPG, via the coding sequence ATGACTGAGTTTCACTGGGTTAATCACCAATCCACCCCGCTGAAATTACACACCTTTTTGAAGCATCGTGGCGTGACCCGTTCACAATTAAAACGCATCAAGTTTCATGGAGGCACGATTTTGGTTAATCAGCACCCCCGGTATCCCCACACGATGCTACAGCCTGGGGATCAGATTACCCTCTGCTTGCCTCCCGAACCCCAAAATCCCCACTTGCAGGTGTCACACCATCCGGTGCAGATTTTGTTTGAGGATGATAACTATTTAATCGTAAACAAGCCCGCTAACGTGGCAACGGTGCCTTCCCACCTGTATCCTAACGACACACTGGTGAACCGGGTGCTCGGGTATTATTGTCGCCAAGAAACTGAAAATCGGGTCATTCACGTCGTGAACCGATTAGACCGGGGGACCAGTGGACCCGTGATCTTTGCAAAGCATAGTTTTGCGCACTCTTTGGTTGACCGGCAGTTACAGCAACATCGTGTGCGCAAGGAATACGTAGCTGTGGTAACGGGGCGGATCGTCAACGAGCATGCTTCCATTGTGTTGCCGATTGGGCAAAAACCGGGGTCGTTTTTAGCCCGGATGGTCTTGGCGACCGGCCGGTACTCACGAACTGAATTTTGGCGGGTTGCAAGAACTGGTCAGCACACGCTGGTTAAAATTCGCCTGCACACGGGGCGAACCCATCAGATTCGGGTTCACTTTGCCGCCCTTGGATTACCGTTAGTGGGGGACTGGTTGTATAACCCCACCAACCACGAGTTAGACCATCAGGCGCTTCACTGTTACCGGATGGCCTTTTGGGATCAGTTAGGGCAGCAAATGATTGCGGTTACCACCCCGTGGCCAGCCGAGTTGCGGCAGTTGATGCAACCAAAAAAGAGCTTTCCCGGTTAG
- a CDS encoding competence protein CoiA — MLIALQNGHRVLATQAASGSNYVCPGCQTPVILKRGRIKIAHFAHRTGQACSGGAPETFEHLQGKLFLWHQGGRCTRAVLEWYLPTIKQRPDVFLSPGNALEFQCSPISLTRLTERVQGYQQCAIHSEWILGRAYWQRRPEAPSVLKFVAYRRTIGYYLLFLLVHEQRFVVRYHLSWVDTG, encoded by the coding sequence GTGTTAATTGCGTTGCAAAATGGTCACCGGGTCTTAGCGACCCAAGCTGCATCAGGGTCTAACTATGTCTGTCCAGGGTGTCAGACCCCGGTAATTTTAAAGCGGGGTCGGATTAAAATCGCTCACTTTGCCCATCGGACAGGCCAGGCTTGTTCTGGTGGGGCTCCAGAGACGTTCGAACACCTGCAGGGCAAGCTCTTCTTGTGGCACCAAGGCGGTCGTTGTACCAGGGCAGTGCTGGAATGGTATTTACCGACCATCAAACAGCGTCCGGACGTGTTCTTGTCGCCCGGCAACGCCCTTGAATTTCAATGTAGTCCGATTTCACTGACGCGTCTCACAGAGCGGGTGCAGGGCTACCAACAGTGTGCCATTCATTCTGAATGGATCCTCGGGCGTGCCTATTGGCAACGCCGGCCGGAAGCCCCCAGTGTGTTAAAATTTGTGGCTTACCGGCGGACAATTGGGTATTATTTATTGTTCTTGTTAGTTCACGAACAGCGATTCGTGGTTCGGTACCACTTAAGCTGGGTTGACACCGGTTGA
- a CDS encoding copper homeostasis protein CutC: MQIEPLITTFQEVPAATTTATLRVALANHQLTPSRGLIAETVRYLHEHETSLDVLVSAAPERSAWNDAELNLMESDLFTCQELGADGVIIGATTKTGQLDYEGLAVLIGAADGMELFFSPAITQLPESEWETAFAWLSEQQFSGIVAADHLAALAEALTAFPTLQLIPLVASEAEQATVNNQLHPQRIITPLR; encoded by the coding sequence ATGCAAATTGAACCTTTAATTACCACGTTTCAAGAAGTGCCCGCAGCAACAACCACCGCAACGCTTCGGGTGGCACTCGCTAACCACCAGTTAACTCCCAGCCGGGGGTTAATTGCTGAAACCGTCCGGTATCTTCACGAACACGAAACTAGTTTAGACGTCCTGGTCAGCGCTGCTCCTGAGCGCAGTGCGTGGAATGATGCCGAATTAAACCTGATGGAGTCAGACCTGTTTACCTGTCAGGAACTCGGCGCAGACGGTGTCATCATTGGGGCGACCACGAAGACCGGCCAGCTTGATTACGAAGGCTTAGCCGTTTTAATTGGCGCCGCTGACGGCATGGAACTCTTCTTTTCACCGGCGATCACCCAACTTCCGGAATCCGAATGGGAAACTGCCTTTGCGTGGCTGAGCGAGCAACAGTTTAGTGGCATCGTTGCCGCAGATCATTTAGCCGCGTTAGCCGAGGCCCTCACCGCATTTCCGACCTTACAATTAATTCCACTGGTTGCAAGCGAGGCGGAGCAGGCAACCGTTAATAACCAGTTACACCCCCAACGCATCATCACACCCCTTCGTTGA
- a CDS encoding tRNA (cytidine(34)-2'-O)-methyltransferase gives MTNHIVLFEPLMPANTGNIARTCAGTDTVLDLIKPLGFSVDDKHLKRAGLDYWEKVDIRYHENLPAFLQTVTQPEHMFLISKFGTKTYTDPDYHDPKPDYYFIFGKETTGLPERFEQRYAEQALRIPQDDQHIRALNLSNTCAIVIYEALRQQSFAGLERVHTYEHDKLKDFKE, from the coding sequence ATGACGAATCACATTGTTTTATTTGAACCCCTGATGCCCGCGAATACCGGAAACATTGCGCGGACCTGTGCCGGGACTGATACCGTGTTAGATCTTATCAAACCCCTTGGTTTTTCCGTTGATGATAAGCATTTGAAACGCGCTGGCTTGGATTACTGGGAAAAAGTTGACATTCGGTACCACGAAAACCTGCCGGCGTTCCTGCAAACGGTGACCCAGCCAGAGCACATGTTTTTAATTTCGAAGTTTGGGACAAAGACCTATACGGATCCGGATTATCACGATCCCAAACCGGATTACTACTTTATCTTTGGTAAGGAAACCACGGGCTTACCGGAACGGTTTGAACAGCGCTATGCTGAGCAGGCCCTGCGGATTCCCCAAGATGACCAACACATTCGGGCTTTGAACCTGTCCAATACCTGTGCCATCGTTATTTATGAGGCCTTGCGGCAGCAATCGTTTGCGGGGTTAGAACGGGTCCATACCTATGAACACGATAAACTAAAGGATTTTAAGGAGTAA
- a CDS encoding GTP pyrophosphokinase, translated as MSQNWELLLFPYQQAAKEWKVKLRGIRKEFQLQDEHSPIEFVTSRIKSVASIQEKMKRRNITPERLTEDMEDLCGLRIMCPFLDDVYEVVQLLRRRNDVEIVSERDYVNNEKESGYRSYHIVFRYPLQLVTGQREILVEIQIRTLAMNFWATLEHSLNYKHPDVFPPDVHQRLQAASETAFKLDEEMSQIHHELAAADADEDEAIKDDKGEQ; from the coding sequence GTGTCGCAAAATTGGGAATTACTCTTGTTTCCCTACCAACAAGCCGCAAAAGAATGGAAAGTAAAACTACGCGGAATTCGGAAGGAGTTTCAGCTCCAAGATGAGCACTCGCCGATTGAATTTGTCACGAGTCGGATTAAATCGGTGGCAAGCATTCAAGAAAAAATGAAGCGGCGTAACATTACGCCGGAACGTTTGACGGAAGATATGGAAGATCTCTGTGGCCTACGAATCATGTGCCCCTTTTTAGATGATGTCTATGAGGTAGTGCAACTACTGCGCCGTCGTAATGACGTCGAGATTGTGTCGGAACGAGACTACGTGAACAACGAAAAGGAGAGTGGGTACCGCTCGTATCACATCGTGTTTCGGTACCCGTTGCAACTGGTGACGGGGCAGCGTGAGATCCTCGTGGAAATTCAGATTCGGACCCTCGCCATGAACTTCTGGGCAACGTTAGAACATTCACTCAATTATAAGCATCCGGATGTTTTCCCCCCCGATGTGCATCAACGGCTGCAGGCGGCCTCTGAGACGGCGTTTAAACTCGATGAAGAAATGTCACAAATTCATCATGAACTAGCGGCTGCGGATGCAGATGAGGATGAAGCAATAAAGGATGATAAAGGAGAACAATGA
- a CDS encoding adaptor protein MecA — MKDRDVNLLELMDNQAEVEQFFYQILEEVDVDHEFQNNDLVSFQVLPAHNGFEMIISKDDRLVSKLTEANVNFASDESKEKFEKLKEKHPAVDVFDTDNLTRVVPVEFASFEDLLSGIHAVKQPLQIHGVTVTTSLYKQDARYYLVLHYQILPDNVAPSWDEIKVQLEAIDDQLSLFYEFGKLSPVGADQLEQAATPIIQQRAVSTLTKYFQ; from the coding sequence CTGAAGGATCGGGACGTTAATTTACTGGAATTAATGGACAATCAAGCGGAAGTCGAACAATTTTTCTACCAAATCCTTGAAGAAGTTGACGTGGACCATGAATTTCAAAATAACGATTTAGTGTCGTTTCAGGTATTGCCAGCCCACAATGGGTTTGAAATGATCATCAGTAAGGACGACCGCTTGGTTTCCAAACTGACGGAAGCAAACGTTAACTTTGCGTCTGATGAATCGAAGGAGAAATTTGAAAAGCTCAAGGAAAAACATCCTGCTGTGGATGTTTTTGACACGGACAATTTGACCCGTGTCGTTCCAGTTGAGTTTGCCAGTTTTGAAGATTTACTTAGTGGAATTCATGCGGTCAAGCAGCCCCTGCAAATTCATGGGGTTACCGTGACCACGTCCCTGTATAAACAGGACGCCCGGTATTACTTAGTCTTGCATTATCAAATTTTGCCGGACAACGTGGCGCCCAGTTGGGATGAGATTAAAGTTCAACTGGAGGCCATTGACGATCAACTCAGTTTGTTTTATGAATTCGGAAAATTAAGTCCGGTAGGTGCTGACCAGCTGGAGCAAGCGGCAACTCCCATTATTCAACAACGGGCGGTTAGTACCTTAACTAAATATTTTCAGTAA
- the rsmH gene encoding 16S rRNA (cytosine(1402)-N(4))-methyltransferase RsmH: MTEFKHETVLLAEAVDGLQVNPAGTYVDCTLGGGGHSARLLSQLNTGHLYAFDQDQAAITYNQTHLQTDLERQAVTFIHDNFRNLKPDLAKEGVTEVDGIIYDLGVSSPQFDDAERGFSYQRDARLDMRMDQRQTLDAYQVVNQWPYADLVRIFFRYGEEKFAKPIARKIERVRSEHPIVTTTELAALVKTAIPAAARRHGGNPAKRVFQAIRIAVNDELGALEESLEQALELLSVQGRLAVITFQSLEDRLVKRLFKEETEIVDLPPNLPVIPPELQPHFRLVQKKPILPSSTEQTENHRSHSAKLRIIERIR; encoded by the coding sequence ATGACGGAATTTAAGCACGAGACAGTATTATTAGCGGAAGCGGTGGATGGCTTGCAAGTCAACCCCGCTGGAACCTATGTGGACTGCACCCTTGGGGGTGGGGGTCATAGTGCTCGGCTCCTTTCGCAGTTAAATACCGGCCATCTGTACGCCTTTGATCAAGATCAAGCCGCAATTACCTACAACCAAACTCACCTACAAACGGATTTAGAGCGCCAGGCAGTGACCTTTATTCATGATAACTTTCGTAATTTGAAACCGGACCTGGCCAAAGAAGGAGTCACAGAAGTCGATGGGATTATTTATGATTTAGGGGTTTCTTCCCCCCAATTTGATGATGCAGAACGCGGGTTTAGTTATCAGCGCGATGCCCGCTTGGATATGCGAATGGACCAACGCCAGACTTTGGATGCTTACCAAGTCGTTAATCAATGGCCATATGCTGATTTGGTTCGGATTTTCTTTCGGTATGGCGAAGAAAAGTTTGCGAAGCCAATTGCCAGAAAAATTGAACGGGTTCGCAGTGAACACCCAATTGTTACCACGACGGAATTAGCCGCGTTGGTGAAAACCGCCATTCCCGCTGCCGCCCGACGCCACGGGGGCAATCCCGCTAAACGGGTGTTTCAAGCCATTCGCATTGCGGTGAACGATGAGTTAGGGGCCCTCGAGGAATCCCTTGAGCAGGCGTTAGAACTGTTAAGTGTACAGGGGCGGCTCGCAGTGATTACCTTTCAATCGCTAGAGGATCGTTTGGTAAAACGGTTATTTAAAGAAGAAACCGAAATTGTGGATTTACCGCCCAATTTACCGGTGATCCCCCCCGAGTTACAACCCCATTTTCGACTGGTGCAAAAGAAACCGATTTTACCCAGCAGCACGGAGCAAACGGAAAATCATCGTTCGCATAGCGCCAAGTTACGCATTATCGAAAGAATTAGATAG